A stretch of DNA from Streptomyces rubradiris:
CCTGACCTGCGGGTCCTCGGCGGCCGTGGTGCCGGCGCGGCGGGTGGCGCCGAAGGCGACCAGCTGGGCGTGGCGGAAGTCGACCTCCTGACGGGCGCGGGCGAAGAACTCGGTGTCCCGGGGGTTGGCGCCGGGCCAGCCGCCCTCGATGAAGCCCACGCCGAAGTCGTCCAGGTGCCGGGCGATCGCGAGCTTGTCCGCGACGGTGAGGTTGATGCCCTCGCGCTGCGCTCCGTCGCGCAGCGTGGTGTCGAAGACGTGGAACGAGTCGTCGAGCTCGCTGGTTGCCGTCTCGGTCATGGTCTCAAGGCTCCTGTTATGGATCTTCGGTCTTACCGGAATGACCGGCTCCACCATCCCCCCAATCCTCCCGCGCGCTCCGTCCCCGGCTGAAGGTGGGCCGGAAAACGAAAAAACCCCTCGCGGGTGCGAGAGGTCTGCGCGCGGGTCGAGGACGACGATGGCCACCCGCACCTGGTCGTACGAGGTGGTCACTGCGGACCGGCGCGCCTGCTGCCAATAATCATGGCGAACGAGAGCACGGGGGCAGTCTGGCACAGCCCCGCCCCCGGCTCGTCGACCGTCTCAGGATGCGGTCGTCAGCGTGGACTCCCCGTCGCCCGCCCCGGTTCCCTCACCCGCCTTCACCCGGGCCAGGTCCAGGTCCTTCGTCTCGCGCATGGTGACGTACACCACGAGGGAGACGGCGGCGCAGGCGGCCACGTACCAGTAGAAGCCGGACTCGATGCCGCCCTTCTTGAACCACAGGGCGACGTACTCGGCGGTGCCGCCGAAGAGGGCGTTGGCGATGGCGTACGGCAGGGCCACGCCGAGCGCGCGGATGCCGGTCGGGAACAGCTCGGCCTTCACACAGGCGTTGATCGAGGTGTAGCCGGTGACCACGACCAGCGCGAGCAGGGCGAGGCCGAGGGCGGGCCAGTAGCCGTCCACGTGCTTGAGCAGCGTCATGATCGGCACGGTGAGGAAGGTCGAGCCGATGGCGAACGTGATCAGCAGCGGGCGGCGGCCGACGCGGTCGGACAGGGCGCCGGCCAGCGGCTGGAGGCAGGCGAAGACGATCAGCGCGGTGAAGGAGACCAGGGTCGCCGTCTGCTTGGACAGGCCCGCCGAGTTGGACAGGTACTTGGTCAGGTAGGTGGTGTACGTGTAGTAGGCCACCGTGCCGCCCATGGTGAGGGCGATGACCAGGAACGCCTCCCGCTTGTGCCGCCACAGGGCGCGCAGGGTGCCGCGCTCGGCGCTGTGCGAGGTGTCCTCCGCGTACACCTCGGTCTCCAGCATGGTGCGCCGCAGGTAGAAGACGACGGCCGCGCCGAGCGCGCCCACGATGAACGGGATGCGCCAGCCGTAGCTGTGCAGGGCGTCATCGGACATGGTCCGCTGGAGGATGATCTGGAGGCCGAGGCCCGCGATCTGTCCGGCCGTCATGGACACGTACTGGAAACTGGAGGCGAAGCCGCGCCGGGACGGGTCGGACGCCTCGGTGAGATAGGTGGCGCTGGCCGCGTACTCGCCGCCCACGGACAGGCCCTGGAGCAGGCGGGCGACGAGCAGCACGAGCGCGCCGCCGTAGCCGGCGACGGAGTAGGTGGGGGCCACGGCGATGAGGACCGCCGAGGCCGACATGAGGGTGACGGTCAGGGTGAGTGCCGCCTTGCGGCCCTTGCGGTCGCCGACCCTGCCCAGCAGCCAGCCGCCCACGGGGCGCATGAAGAAGCCGACGGCGAAGATACCGGCGGTGTTCATCAGTTGCGCGGTGGGGTTGCCGCTCGGGAAGAACGCGCCGGCGAAATAGGTGGCGAAGCTCGCGTACACGAACCAGTCGAACCACTCGACCATGTTCCCCGCCGAGCCGACCCAGATCTTCTTCCAGTGTTGACGTCCCATGGGCCGGTACATGCCCGGAGCGGGAGTGAACGATTCCTGTGCAGCGCCCCGAAGGGGCGCGGGGCTGTATCGATATGCGGCTCCGCCGCGCGGGCGCGACCAGCCACGACGGCGCCGCAGCTAAACGACTACCAACGCGTCCTCGAAGAACTCCCGCACATGCCGAAGGACTTCCTCACGATCGGTCCCGCGCAACCCGATGGCCACATGGATCGAGAACCCGTCGAGCAGCGCACGCGTCCTCGTGGCGAAGCGGTCCGCGTCCACCCCCCGGAACTCCCCCCGCGACACCCCCTCCGCGATCAGCGCGACGAGGTCCCGGTGCCAGGCCCCCTCGATCGCGGCCTGCCGGGCGCGCGCGTCGTCGTCGGCGTTCTGCGAGCGGTTCCAGACCTCCAGCCACAGCGTCCAGTGCGGGTCCCGGTGGCCCTCGGGGACGTACAGGTCGACGTACGCCTCCAGCCGCTCGCGCGCGGTCCCCGGCCCGGCGAGCAGCCGGCCGCGTTCCGCGCCGAGCCGGCCCTCGCTCCACTCCAGGGTCTGGAGCAGCAGCTCGTCCTTGGAGCGGAAGTAGTACAGCAGGTGGCCGCTGCTCATCCCGACCTCGCGGCCGAGCCCCGCCATGGTGAGCTTCTCCAGACCGCGCTCGGCGATCATGCCCATGGCGGCGGCGAGGACCTCCTCGCGCGGCGGCGCGTTACGGCGCGCCCGGCCCGCACCGGCCATCTGCTGCTCCCGCTCCTGTGTGCTGTGTGTCAGACCTTCGGCTGCTGCTGGGTGATGCAGTGGATGCCACCGCCACCGGAGAAGATCGTACGGGCGTCCACCAGGGTCACCGTCCGCTCCGGGAACAGGCGGCGGAAGATCCCGGCGGCGATCTCGTCGCGCGGGTCTTCGAAGCCGCACAGGACCAGGCCACCGTTGCAGATGTAGTGGTTGATGTAGGAGTAGTCGGCCCAGTGGCCGTCGGCCTCCAGGACGGTCGGGGCGGGCACCTCGACCACCTCCAGGGCGCGGCCCCGGGCGTCGGTCGCCGACCTCAGCAGGCCGATGACCTCCTTGGTGACCTCGTGGTCGGGGTGGGCGGGGTCGGGCTGGTGGTGGGCGACGACGACGCCGGGGCGGGCGAAGGCGGCGACGATGTCGACGTGGCCGAGGGTGCCGAAGCCGTGCGGGGGGTAGTCGCCGGTCAGGCCGCGCGGCAGCCAGATCGCCTTCTCGGTGCCGAGGTGGGCGTGGATCTCCGCCTCGACCTCCGCCTTGGACCAGTGCGGGTTGCGCTCGGGGCCGAGTTGCACGGTCTCGGTGAGCAGGACGGTGCCCTCGCCGTCGACGTGGATCGCGCCGCCCTCGTTGACCAGCTTCGAGGCGTACGTCCTGGCGTCCGCGAGGCCGGCGACCTGCGCGCCGATCTTGGAGTCGTGTTCCCAGCGGGCCCAGTGCTGAGCGCCCCAGCCGTTGAAGGTCCAGTCGACGGCGGCCAGGTTGCCCTTGCCGTCGGTGAGGAAGGTGGGGCCGATGTCCCGCATCCAGGCGTCGTCCAGCTCCCGCTCTACGGTGTCGATGCCGGGGCCGAGGAGCTGCCGGGCCTCGGCGGACTGGCCGGGGCCGCACACGACCGTCACCGGTTCGAAACGGCGGATCGCGCGGGCGACGGACGCCCAGGCGGTGCGGGCGGCGGCCAGGTCGGCCGGGTCGTCGAAGGTGGGGTTGGGGCCCGGCCACGCCATCCAGGTGCGCTCGTGCGGGGCCCACTCGGCGGGCATGCGGAAGCCGTCGGCGGCGGGGGTGCTCATGCGAGGAGGTCCTTAGAGGAAGTAGAGGCGGTTGAGGGAGACGGAGTCGGCCGGCTGCGAGCGCAGCGGCTCGCCGTCGAGGGTGACCAGGCCGGTGCGCTGGTCGACGTCCACCGCGCCG
This window harbors:
- a CDS encoding MFS transporter produces the protein MGRQHWKKIWVGSAGNMVEWFDWFVYASFATYFAGAFFPSGNPTAQLMNTAGIFAVGFFMRPVGGWLLGRVGDRKGRKAALTLTVTLMSASAVLIAVAPTYSVAGYGGALVLLVARLLQGLSVGGEYAASATYLTEASDPSRRGFASSFQYVSMTAGQIAGLGLQIILQRTMSDDALHSYGWRIPFIVGALGAAVVFYLRRTMLETEVYAEDTSHSAERGTLRALWRHKREAFLVIALTMGGTVAYYTYTTYLTKYLSNSAGLSKQTATLVSFTALIVFACLQPLAGALSDRVGRRPLLITFAIGSTFLTVPIMTLLKHVDGYWPALGLALLALVVVTGYTSINACVKAELFPTGIRALGVALPYAIANALFGGTAEYVALWFKKGGIESGFYWYVAACAAVSLVVYVTMRETKDLDLARVKAGEGTGAGDGESTLTTAS
- a CDS encoding TetR/AcrR family transcriptional regulator, which translates into the protein MAGAGRARRNAPPREEVLAAAMGMIAERGLEKLTMAGLGREVGMSSGHLLYYFRSKDELLLQTLEWSEGRLGAERGRLLAGPGTARERLEAYVDLYVPEGHRDPHWTLWLEVWNRSQNADDDARARQAAIEGAWHRDLVALIAEGVSRGEFRGVDADRFATRTRALLDGFSIHVAIGLRGTDREEVLRHVREFFEDALVVV
- a CDS encoding agmatine/peptidylarginine deiminase, with translation MSTPAADGFRMPAEWAPHERTWMAWPGPNPTFDDPADLAAARTAWASVARAIRRFEPVTVVCGPGQSAEARQLLGPGIDTVERELDDAWMRDIGPTFLTDGKGNLAAVDWTFNGWGAQHWARWEHDSKIGAQVAGLADARTYASKLVNEGGAIHVDGEGTVLLTETVQLGPERNPHWSKAEVEAEIHAHLGTEKAIWLPRGLTGDYPPHGFGTLGHVDIVAAFARPGVVVAHHQPDPAHPDHEVTKEVIGLLRSATDARGRALEVVEVPAPTVLEADGHWADYSYINHYICNGGLVLCGFEDPRDEIAAGIFRRLFPERTVTLVDARTIFSGGGGIHCITQQQPKV